CCGCGTTTACGCGCTCCCGGCCGGCGTCCGCCGCGTCACCCTCCGCCTCGCGGTAGACGTTGAAGCCGGCGTACGCGCCGCTCTCGCAGTCCCACGCCAGCCGCACGCGGTCGTCCAGCCCCGCGGCGCGGAAGTACTTGAGGTCGACGCCGATGGACTTCTTGAGGAGCACGAGCGCCGCGTAAACGTCGATGCGGCCGGCGCCGTAGTCGTTTACCTTCTTACCTTTCGTATGGCCCGGCCATACTTTCGCCGCCGAAAGCTCGAGGGCCTTCTCTATCTGCGCCGGCGGTAGCGTATCGAGGTAATCGAGGAGCAGCGCCGCGGCGCCGGCGGCGTGGGGCGTCGCCATGGACGTCCCGCTCTTGGAAGTATATCCGCTGGTACTACTGAAATCGCACGACTTAATATTAGAACCCGGCGCCATTATGTCCGGCTTGAGGAGCCCCATGCCCGGCTCGTAGTGGTAGTCGTCGTAAGGCGCCAAGGTGGAAAGGCGGTCCTTGTCCCAACAAGACGGGCCGCGGCCGCTGGAGCTTACGCGCCAGTCTTCCGACTGCGTGGAGCCGATGGCGATGGTCCCGGCCTTACCCTCGCGGAGCTTCTGGTCCGGGTGGAGCCACGGCGGCGGGCAATTGGCGGGGGCGGGGACGTTGAACGGTAGCGGGTAGCCCGAGCTAACTAAGTGGCCCTGGTTGCCGGTGGAATTTACGTGGACGACGCCCGCGGCCAGTATCTTCTCGCTCGCCGCCCGGTGTTGGCCGTACGCCGGGTATTGGGGATATTTCCTCGACCAGGATTGCGTAATAACGTCGGCGCCCTCGGTGATGGCCCACTGCCAGGCCTCGAACCACGAGCTTTCCCAGGCACCCAACTTCGCGATCATTATCTGCGCGTTGGGCGCGACGCCGCATTTCGAGCCGGCGGTGCCGTCGCTCGCCACCGTCCCGGCGACGTGGGTGCCGTGGCCGTCGTAGTCCATCGTATCGTTGGGGTCGCCGCCGGCGAAGCTCTTACCGTGGTTGGGGTAGCTGGAGTGGACCCACATATGGTCCGCGAGGTCGACGTGGTTGTAGTTGACGCCGCCGTCGCAGACGCACACGATTATGCCCGTTCCGTCGAAGCCGTCGTTCCACACCTTGGGCGCCCTGATCTTTTCCACGCC
This region of bacterium genomic DNA includes:
- a CDS encoding S8 family serine peptidase → MKRSLVLVLLVAGASFAAPKVTPRLAAHLEEVSAGELVRVMVVMEEQMSQDTLMSLTEGLDRDERRVVVEYECSRLADSSQREVLAYLNERAAAGHAADVTSLWIVNAVAARADRETIERVSVLPGVSLVNWDEEVPVELLKDVVDGVQDEIVWGVEKIRAPKVWNDGFDGTGIIVCVCDGGVNYNHVDLADHMWVHSSYPNHGKSFAGGDPNDTMDYDGHGTHVAGTVASDGTAGSKCGVAPNAQIMIAKLGAWESSWFEAWQWAITEGADVITQSWSRKYPQYPAYGQHRAASEKILAAGVVHVNSTGNQGHLVSSGYPLPFNVPAPANCPPPWLHPDQKLREGKAGTIAIGSTQSEDWRVSSSGRGPSCWDKDRLSTLAPYDDYHYEPGMGLLKPDIMAPGSNIKSCDFSSTSGYTSKSGTSMATPHAAGAAALLLDYLDTLPPAQIEKALELSAAKVWPGHTKGKKVNDYGAGRIDVYAALVLLKKSIGVDLKYFRAAGLDDRVRLAWDCESGAYAGFNVYREAEGDAADAGRERVNAALITGQAPFAYEDRDVVAATTYEYWLEVVPTTGKA